One genomic segment of bacterium includes these proteins:
- a CDS encoding disulfide reductase — MRKYLYYPGCSLHSTGKAYEESMLSVFRYLNVDVEELKDWNCCGATSYASIDEVQAFSLAARNLVIAENQNGKNGESPELLTPCNACYLVLTKTQKYMSTYPHVKEKVDKALLATELHYKGKTKVRHPLDVIANDIGLKTVTEQVKNNLKGLRVACYYGCQIVRPFADFDDQHNPMTMDHLVNALGGEAVDWPLKTRCCSGSLTGTIPEAGLRLNRRLLVEAVKRNAEMIITCCPLCQFNLECFQDKINANYGENIHIPVMYFTQLMGVAFGLPEKDLGIQRLFVKPSWHSRSRKGGVKVHA; from the coding sequence ATGAGAAAGTACTTGTATTACCCGGGCTGTTCTCTCCACAGTACCGGCAAAGCGTATGAAGAATCCATGCTAAGTGTATTCCGCTATTTGAACGTTGACGTCGAAGAGTTAAAAGACTGGAATTGCTGCGGAGCAACTTCTTACGCCTCGATTGACGAAGTGCAGGCATTCTCCCTCGCGGCACGAAATTTGGTAATTGCGGAAAATCAAAACGGGAAAAACGGAGAGTCTCCGGAGCTTCTTACGCCATGCAACGCTTGTTACTTAGTCTTGACCAAAACTCAAAAATACATGAGCACCTATCCTCATGTAAAAGAAAAAGTGGATAAGGCACTTTTAGCGACAGAATTGCATTATAAGGGAAAAACGAAAGTGCGCCACCCTTTGGATGTTATCGCTAATGATATAGGGCTCAAAACGGTTACCGAACAGGTCAAAAATAATTTAAAAGGACTGCGGGTAGCCTGTTACTACGGATGCCAAATTGTTCGTCCCTTTGCAGATTTTGACGATCAACATAATCCGATGACCATGGATCATCTGGTCAATGCTTTGGGCGGCGAAGCAGTAGACTGGCCGCTAAAAACGCGTTGCTGCAGCGGCAGTTTGACCGGTACCATTCCTGAAGCCGGATTACGTCTCAACCGCCGATTGCTCGTCGAAGCCGTCAAACGGAACGCAGAAATGATCATCACGTGTTGTCCGTTATGCCAATTCAATCTGGAATGTTTTCAGGATAAGATCAACGCCAACTATGGCGAGAACATCCACATTCCGGTCATGTATTTTACACAACTGATGGGGGTTGCGTTTGGATTGCCAGAAAAAGATTTGGGAATTCAAAGGCTGTTTGTCAAACCGTCCTGGCATTCAAGATCTCGGAAGGGAGGTGTGAAAGTCCATGCCTAA
- a CDS encoding 4Fe-4S dicluster domain-containing protein, which produces MISFIPMGFVENKSSPDPRDKMRKIKYESELDLGFGEQMAAKAYGQKLLSCIQCGTCSSTCPLSDYMDYTPRKIIAMTREGFKDEVLNSLTIWLCSSCYACTVKCPRQIHITDVMYTLKREAIARGVYPKRYPIPIFSREFFNIVRKQGRNSEAILLIKFYLKTNLFMMFSQALMGLRLMRTGRFSFKRDKIERIDKLQRLLKAAESIEEVRT; this is translated from the coding sequence ATGATCTCATTTATTCCAATGGGATTTGTAGAAAACAAATCGTCGCCCGATCCGCGCGATAAAATGCGAAAGATCAAATACGAATCCGAACTCGACCTGGGGTTTGGCGAACAGATGGCGGCAAAAGCTTACGGCCAGAAACTTCTCAGTTGCATCCAATGCGGCACATGTAGTTCAACCTGCCCCTTAAGCGATTATATGGACTACACACCTCGGAAGATCATTGCAATGACGAGGGAAGGTTTTAAAGACGAAGTGCTGAACAGTTTGACTATTTGGTTATGTTCATCCTGTTATGCCTGCACGGTCAAATGCCCGCGCCAAATTCATATCACAGACGTGATGTACACGCTCAAACGTGAAGCGATTGCGCGCGGCGTGTACCCCAAGCGTTATCCTATTCCAATCTTCTCACGTGAATTCTTCAATATTGTTAGAAAGCAGGGACGTAACAGCGAAGCGATTTTGCTTATTAAATTCTACCTGAAAACAAACCTTTTTATGATGTTTAGTCAGGCTTTAATGGGATTACGGCTTATGCGAACGGGACGATTTTCGTTTAAACGAGACAAGATCGAACGTATAGATAAACTTCAACGGCTGCTCAAAGCGGCTGAATCGATAGAGGAGGTGCGAACATGA